In one window of Tellurirhabdus rosea DNA:
- a CDS encoding FAD binding domain-containing protein, whose product MINFQYVQPTTPQAAIEALTATPTAQFIAGGTNLVDLMKREVMNPEKLVDLNALPYRAIEKAGSGLRIGALALNSAVADHPLIRQYQPLLSQALNAGASAQIRNMATVGGNMMQRTRCYYFYDPAMPCNKREPGSGCGALNGFNRIHAIFGTRDGQSGSPSCIAVHPSDMCVALTALDATVQVTGPKGDRTIPFPDFHRLPGSTPQRDTNLERGELIVAVQIPENRFARNVHYLKVRDRNSYAFALVSVAAALDLDGQTIRAARLAMGGVAHKPWRLLAAEQALQGKTASEATFQQAAAVAMREAKAYEHNAFKLKMAPAAMVEALKVAAGLA is encoded by the coding sequence ATGATCAACTTCCAGTACGTACAGCCGACCACGCCCCAGGCCGCTATCGAAGCCCTGACGGCCACCCCAACGGCGCAGTTTATCGCGGGGGGCACCAACCTTGTCGATCTGATGAAACGCGAGGTGATGAACCCCGAAAAGCTGGTGGACCTCAACGCCCTGCCCTACCGGGCCATCGAAAAAGCCGGGTCCGGCCTCCGGATCGGCGCTCTGGCCCTGAACAGCGCCGTTGCCGACCATCCTCTCATCCGGCAATACCAGCCTCTGCTTTCGCAGGCCCTCAATGCCGGGGCCTCGGCGCAAATCCGCAACATGGCGACCGTCGGGGGCAACATGATGCAGCGCACCCGGTGCTATTATTTCTACGATCCGGCCATGCCCTGCAACAAGCGCGAACCCGGCTCGGGCTGCGGGGCCCTGAACGGCTTCAACCGCATTCACGCCATCTTCGGCACCCGCGATGGGCAGTCCGGTTCGCCGTCCTGCATCGCCGTGCATCCCAGCGACATGTGCGTAGCCCTGACGGCCCTTGACGCCACGGTTCAGGTGACCGGCCCGAAGGGAGACCGGACCATTCCGTTCCCCGACTTTCACCGCCTGCCGGGAAGCACTCCCCAGCGGGATACGAACCTGGAACGGGGCGAACTCATTGTGGCGGTGCAGATTCCGGAGAACCGGTTTGCCCGGAACGTGCATTACCTGAAAGTCCGCGACCGGAACTCCTACGCCTTTGCCCTGGTGTCGGTCGCCGCGGCCCTCGACCTCGACGGCCAAACCATTCGGGCGGCCCGGCTGGCGATGGGTGGAGTCGCCCACAAACCCTGGCGCCTGCTGGCAGCCGAACAGGCGCTCCAGGGCAAAACGGCCTCCGAAGCCACCTTTCAACAGGCCGCTGCGGTTGCCATGCGGGAGGCGAAGGCGTATGAGCACAATGCGTTCAAACTCAAAATGGCACCCGCGGCGATGGTTGAAGCCCTGAAGGTAGCGGCCGGTTTAGCTTAA
- a CDS encoding (2Fe-2S)-binding protein, which yields MKRRKSGTRQEITSETRRDFLKQSSLLTALVLTPAPFDGAAASGEDSATAHPPQTVTLTINGRSHSQPIEPRVTLLDLLREQLDLTGTKKGCDYGQCGACTVHVNGQRVLACLTLAVMANGKDIRTIEGLTREGATPAGATPAGADPAATDPAARLHPVQAAFLEHDGFQCGYCTPGQIMSAVGCLREGHANSKAEISEYMSGNICRCGAYANIVEAIWAVKQGGQRV from the coding sequence ATGAAACGTAGAAAGTCCGGCACCCGGCAGGAGATTACGTCCGAAACCCGACGGGATTTTTTGAAACAATCGTCGCTGCTGACGGCCCTTGTCCTGACGCCCGCCCCCTTTGATGGAGCGGCAGCTTCGGGCGAAGATTCGGCAACCGCCCACCCGCCGCAGACGGTCACCCTGACCATCAATGGCCGGTCGCATTCGCAGCCGATCGAACCGCGGGTAACGCTGCTGGATCTGCTGCGCGAACAACTGGACCTGACGGGGACCAAGAAAGGCTGCGATTACGGGCAGTGCGGCGCCTGTACGGTTCATGTCAACGGCCAGCGCGTTCTGGCCTGCCTCACCCTGGCGGTGATGGCAAACGGCAAAGACATCCGGACGATTGAAGGACTTACCCGCGAAGGGGCCACCCCGGCAGGGGCTACCCCGGCTGGGGCCGACCCGGCCGCCACTGATCCGGCCGCGCGTCTGCATCCCGTCCAGGCCGCTTTCCTCGAACACGACGGTTTTCAGTGCGGGTACTGTACGCCCGGTCAGATCATGTCGGCGGTGGGCTGTCTTCGGGAAGGGCACGCCAACTCCAAAGCCGAAATAAGCGAATACATGAGCGGGAACATCTGCCGGTGCGGCGCCTACGCCAACATCGTGGAGGCCATTTGGGCGGTTAAACAGGGAGGGCAACGGGTATGA
- a CDS encoding alpha/beta fold hydrolase codes for MPTLKVKDGTEIFYKDWGTGQPVVFHHGWPLSSDDWDAQLMFFLTHGYRVVAHDRRGHGRSTQSASGHDIDTYAADAAELVEFLNLKDAIHIGHSTGGGVVARYVARHGKGRVAKAVLISAVTPLMVQTEANPDGVPMAVFDEIRENTATRRPQYFHEFTLPFYGYNRSDATPLQGVRDNWWRQGMMGGINAHYYGIKAFSETDFTEDLKSIDVPVLVLHGEDDQIVPIQTTAHKAIKLLQKGRLITYPGFPHGMPTTEAATINADLLAFVQSES; via the coding sequence ATGCCTACGCTGAAAGTAAAGGACGGTACGGAAATTTTTTACAAGGACTGGGGAACGGGTCAGCCCGTCGTGTTCCACCACGGATGGCCGTTGTCCTCCGATGACTGGGACGCCCAGCTGATGTTTTTTCTGACGCACGGGTATCGGGTCGTGGCCCACGACCGGCGGGGCCACGGACGGTCCACCCAATCGGCCTCCGGACACGACATCGACACCTATGCCGCCGATGCCGCCGAACTGGTCGAGTTTCTGAACCTGAAAGACGCCATTCACATCGGCCACTCCACGGGCGGCGGGGTCGTGGCCCGGTACGTGGCCAGACACGGAAAGGGGCGGGTCGCCAAAGCGGTGCTCATCAGTGCCGTCACGCCTTTGATGGTGCAAACCGAGGCCAATCCCGACGGGGTGCCGATGGCGGTGTTCGATGAGATTCGGGAAAACACGGCGACCCGGCGGCCGCAGTATTTCCACGAGTTTACCCTGCCTTTTTATGGCTACAACCGGTCGGACGCCACGCCTCTGCAGGGCGTTCGGGACAACTGGTGGCGTCAGGGAATGATGGGAGGCATCAATGCCCATTATTACGGTATCAAGGCGTTTTCGGAAACGGATTTTACGGAAGACCTCAAAAGCATCGACGTGCCGGTTCTGGTCCTGCACGGCGAAGATGATCAGATCGTGCCGATCCAGACGACCGCCCACAAAGCCATAAAGCTCCTGCAGAAGGGCCGTCTGATTACGTACCCAGGTTTTCCGCACGGCATGCCAACCACGGAGGCCGCCACGATCAACGCCGACCTGCTGGCCTTTGTGCAGTCGGAATCGTAA
- a CDS encoding ring-cleaving dioxygenase translates to MNDSILGLHHITAIANNAQRNYDFYTQVLGLRMVKKTVNFDDPTTYHFYYGNEQGSPGTILTFFPWEGIGPGRNGVGMATEIGYSVPADSLENWAERFRAAGVSTGEPAERFGERYLPFTDPDGLALTLIVPQQPDSRSAWVTSAVGQDIATRGFHGITLTLQKIDATATILTDIFGYRLQGQEGNRYRFRTDSVAEAAIVDLLEEPDRQLGRNAAGTNHHVAFRVADDRVQMEFREKILSRGLQITPQIDRDYFFSLYFREPGGVLFEIATDHPGFTVDEPLAELGTHLKLPKQYTASRDRIEKALPVLRVR, encoded by the coding sequence ATGAACGATTCCATTTTGGGCCTTCACCACATCACGGCCATCGCCAACAACGCCCAGCGTAACTACGATTTCTACACGCAGGTTCTGGGGCTGCGCATGGTCAAGAAGACGGTTAATTTCGACGACCCCACGACCTACCATTTTTACTATGGCAACGAGCAGGGGTCGCCCGGAACCATCCTGACGTTCTTCCCCTGGGAAGGAATCGGCCCCGGCCGCAACGGGGTCGGCATGGCGACCGAAATAGGCTATTCGGTTCCGGCCGACAGCCTCGAAAACTGGGCCGAGCGGTTCCGGGCGGCGGGCGTCTCGACGGGCGAACCGGCCGAACGCTTCGGGGAACGGTACTTGCCTTTTACGGACCCCGACGGGCTGGCCCTGACCCTGATCGTCCCGCAACAGCCCGACAGCCGGAGCGCCTGGGTAACCAGCGCGGTCGGGCAGGACATCGCCACCCGCGGGTTTCACGGCATTACGCTGACATTGCAGAAAATAGACGCTACGGCGACGATTCTGACCGATATTTTCGGGTATCGGCTCCAGGGGCAGGAGGGCAACCGCTACCGATTCCGAACCGACAGCGTGGCCGAAGCCGCCATCGTTGACCTGCTCGAAGAGCCGGACCGGCAGCTGGGCCGCAACGCCGCCGGAACCAATCACCACGTCGCCTTCCGGGTTGCCGACGACCGGGTGCAGATGGAATTCCGGGAAAAAATCCTGTCCCGTGGGCTGCAGATCACGCCCCAGATTGACCGCGACTACTTTTTTTCGCTCTACTTCCGCGAACCGGGGGGCGTTTTGTTCGAGATCGCCACCGACCATCCGGGCTTCACGGTCGATGAGCCGCTGGCCGAACTGGGCACCCACCTCAAACTGCCTAAACAGTACACGGCCTCCCGGGACCGAATCGAAAAGGCGCTGCCGGTGCTGCGGGTCCGCTGA
- a CDS encoding alpha/beta hydrolase gives MQTLTQPQTHSFVSEQGLKVSYKNWQAAHAPRALVILAHGFNSHSGYFQWAAEQLTAQEYEVYGIDFPGRGNSDGERYYIADYGQFVKALDKLVDLAQAAHPGLPTFLLGHSAGGVLSAVYALEHQDKLSGFVCESFAFQVPAPDFAVAVLKGLSHLFPHAHVLRLKNEDFSRDPAVVNFMNQDPLIADEVQPTKTVQQLALADERLKAEMAAIQLPLLILHGTADKATKPSGSRYFYEQASSADKTLKLYEGHYHDLLNDTDRERVMGDILNWLNHRVNP, from the coding sequence ATGCAGACCCTTACGCAACCCCAGACCCATTCGTTCGTTTCGGAACAAGGGCTGAAGGTGTCCTACAAAAACTGGCAGGCCGCCCATGCGCCCCGCGCCCTTGTGATTCTCGCGCACGGATTCAACTCGCATAGCGGCTATTTTCAATGGGCGGCCGAACAGCTGACGGCTCAGGAGTACGAAGTGTACGGAATCGACTTTCCGGGCCGGGGAAACTCGGACGGAGAACGGTATTACATTGCCGACTACGGGCAGTTTGTGAAGGCGCTTGACAAGCTGGTGGACCTGGCCCAGGCGGCCCATCCGGGTCTGCCAACCTTCCTGCTGGGCCATAGCGCGGGAGGTGTTTTGTCGGCGGTTTATGCGCTGGAGCACCAGGACAAGCTCAGTGGGTTTGTTTGCGAAAGTTTCGCTTTTCAGGTTCCGGCCCCCGATTTTGCCGTGGCGGTGTTGAAAGGGCTGAGTCACCTCTTTCCGCACGCACACGTGCTGCGGCTGAAAAACGAAGATTTCTCCCGCGATCCGGCCGTGGTGAATTTCATGAATCAGGACCCGCTGATCGCCGATGAAGTGCAGCCTACCAAAACCGTGCAGCAGCTGGCGCTTGCCGACGAACGACTGAAGGCCGAAATGGCGGCCATCCAACTGCCCCTGCTCATTCTGCACGGTACGGCCGACAAAGCCACGAAACCGAGCGGCAGCCGGTATTTTTATGAACAGGCTTCGTCGGCCGACAAAACGCTGAAACTGTACGAAGGCCATTATCACGATTTGCTGAACGATACAGACCGGGAACGGGTCATGGGCGACATTCTCAACTGGCTAAATCACCGGGTAAACCCCTGA
- a CDS encoding antibiotic biosynthesis monooxygenase — protein sequence MATGISINSNSAVTTIIVQRPYRQNVRAYEDWLSRIIPLAQTAPGHRGVNVIRPHGRSDEYTIVLHFESEASLRDWLASDMRKRLLDEVRPLLNEDERIDIRTGLEFWFTPPSHPVVPAYKQFLITLSAIFPLSMLIPKLLGPVLTVLPFLAVPLVRAFVTSLLLVGLMTFVIMPRYVRLVARWLYES from the coding sequence ATGGCAACGGGTATTTCGATCAATTCCAACAGTGCCGTGACGACCATCATCGTGCAGCGGCCTTACCGGCAGAACGTCCGGGCTTACGAAGACTGGTTAAGCAGAATCATTCCGCTGGCCCAGACGGCACCGGGGCACCGGGGCGTAAATGTCATCCGACCGCACGGCCGGAGCGACGAATACACCATTGTGCTGCATTTTGAGTCGGAAGCCTCCCTGCGCGACTGGCTGGCCTCCGACATGCGCAAACGACTCCTTGACGAGGTGCGGCCGCTGCTGAACGAAGACGAACGGATCGACATCCGGACCGGGCTCGAATTCTGGTTTACGCCCCCCAGCCATCCGGTCGTTCCGGCTTATAAACAGTTTCTGATCACCCTGTCCGCCATTTTTCCCCTGTCGATGCTGATTCCGAAGCTCCTCGGCCCGGTTCTGACCGTTCTGCCTTTTCTGGCCGTTCCGCTGGTCCGGGCGTTCGTCACCAGTCTGCTTCTGGTTGGCCTGATGACGTTTGTGATTATGCCGCGGTACGTGCGGCTGGTGGCCCGCTGGCTGTATGAATCCTGA
- a CDS encoding histidine kinase dimerization/phosphoacceptor domain -containing protein, which produces MRPINPNTRQPGPARRPALRMLFFAFGRTALLVAGLLCGLAASGQSINRPRVNSLLAELPKSRPDDHRIAILLELGRFHLYKPGESKADLDSSRTYFRRARQLSDSLGLRTRRHETESLLIAADLEGGQRASGRARFADLIRRCQRSGDREGEAIARVRFAVWLRNYAPDSAQVIGHFRRAAALYQSLHKPADEIHALKDIAVTHFYEGKLALAETELLAVLKRYKAIGYPNVHYTYNLLSSICRVKGDLNGGLKYALLCIDSMHKTADTASAAAFYGDLAQVYEAAGNHPQRMEWVRKSYAAWHRERLPNFALYHAAGIIAKDLIARRRPTEALRFIQQLIQDIPTNTIIQKGCVAQNLAYCYEALKNDRLAERSYLEALYWYEKNRLDFEGSLRVRQELGAFYLRQQRYKEAGDYLTKALTTLPQKEPLSALRDIHRMLFRVDSARGSYLSAIRHFQLYKALNDSLFNEAKSKQLAQLQIQYDTRTKEQNIALLTKQSELQQSALKRARTTQTAMMFGAVLLAGLLGVSYNRYRLKQRSNRLLEAKQREIDQKNQSLEQIVAEKEGLLVEKEWMLKEIHHRVKNNLQVITSLLNSQSDYLDDPVALAAIRESQSRVQTMALIHQRLYESDQLSKVDMAGYIGEVVDYLLETFSVQPAVRAEVDVAPVRLDVNLATPLGLIINETVTNSLKYAFPVCANGTRRPGVIRVTLLPLTGQTYRLVIRDDGVGLPEGFDPARSRTLGLTMIQGLSRQIGGQLRIFQESGVGIQLDFNPAKK; this is translated from the coding sequence ATGCGCCCCATAAACCCCAACACCAGGCAGCCGGGTCCGGCCAGACGGCCCGCCCTGCGGATGCTTTTTTTCGCTTTCGGACGGACGGCCCTGCTGGTTGCGGGGCTGCTGTGCGGGCTGGCCGCGAGCGGGCAGAGCATCAACCGGCCGCGGGTGAACAGCCTGCTCGCCGAGTTGCCCAAAAGCCGCCCCGACGACCACCGGATTGCTATTTTGCTCGAACTGGGCCGGTTTCACCTCTACAAACCGGGGGAGTCAAAAGCGGATCTGGACAGCAGCCGGACCTACTTTCGCCGGGCCAGACAGCTCAGCGACTCACTGGGCTTGCGGACCCGTCGGCACGAGACGGAGAGTTTGCTGATCGCGGCCGATCTGGAAGGCGGCCAAAGAGCCAGCGGGCGCGCCCGGTTTGCGGACCTGATCCGGCGCTGCCAGCGTTCGGGCGACCGGGAGGGCGAAGCCATTGCGCGCGTCCGGTTCGCCGTCTGGCTGCGAAACTACGCCCCGGACTCCGCGCAGGTGATCGGCCACTTTCGCCGGGCCGCCGCCCTTTACCAATCCCTCCACAAACCGGCCGACGAAATCCATGCCCTGAAAGACATTGCGGTGACGCATTTTTACGAAGGAAAACTAGCCCTGGCCGAAACGGAACTGCTCGCCGTTCTGAAGCGGTACAAAGCCATCGGCTATCCCAACGTGCACTACACTTACAACCTGCTGTCGTCCATCTGCCGCGTAAAAGGCGATCTGAACGGGGGCTTGAAGTACGCGCTGCTGTGCATCGACAGCATGCACAAAACCGCGGATACGGCCTCGGCCGCCGCTTTCTACGGGGATCTGGCGCAGGTCTACGAAGCGGCCGGGAATCACCCGCAGCGGATGGAATGGGTCCGGAAATCGTACGCCGCCTGGCACCGGGAGCGGCTGCCGAACTTTGCGCTCTACCACGCCGCCGGCATCATTGCCAAAGACCTGATTGCCCGGCGCAGACCCACCGAAGCGCTCCGGTTCATCCAGCAGCTGATTCAGGACATTCCGACGAATACCATTATCCAGAAAGGCTGCGTGGCCCAGAACCTGGCTTACTGTTACGAAGCCTTGAAAAACGACCGGCTGGCCGAGCGGTCTTATCTGGAAGCCCTGTACTGGTACGAAAAAAATAGGCTCGACTTCGAAGGGTCCCTGCGCGTCAGGCAGGAACTGGGGGCCTTCTACCTCCGACAGCAGCGCTACAAAGAGGCGGGGGATTACCTGACGAAAGCCCTGACCACGCTGCCCCAGAAAGAACCCCTGTCGGCGCTGCGGGATATTCACCGGATGCTGTTCCGGGTCGATTCGGCGCGGGGCAGTTACCTCTCGGCCATCCGCCATTTTCAGTTGTACAAAGCCCTCAACGATTCTCTTTTCAACGAAGCGAAAAGCAAACAGCTGGCGCAGCTGCAGATTCAGTACGATACGCGGACCAAAGAGCAGAACATTGCGCTGCTGACCAAGCAGAGCGAACTCCAGCAGTCGGCCCTGAAACGGGCCCGGACCACCCAGACGGCCATGATGTTTGGGGCCGTTCTGCTGGCGGGTCTGCTGGGGGTCAGCTACAACCGCTACCGGCTCAAACAGCGGAGCAACCGACTGCTGGAAGCCAAACAACGGGAGATCGACCAGAAAAACCAGTCGCTCGAACAGATCGTCGCCGAAAAAGAAGGGCTGCTCGTCGAAAAGGAATGGATGCTGAAAGAAATTCACCACCGGGTCAAAAACAACCTGCAGGTCATCACCAGCCTGCTGAACTCCCAGTCGGATTATCTGGACGATCCGGTGGCGCTGGCCGCCATCCGCGAAAGCCAGAGCCGGGTGCAGACGATGGCCCTGATTCACCAGCGGCTGTACGAATCCGATCAGCTGTCGAAGGTAGATATGGCGGGCTACATCGGCGAAGTGGTCGATTACCTTCTGGAGACGTTCAGCGTGCAGCCCGCCGTCCGGGCCGAAGTGGACGTGGCCCCCGTCCGGCTCGATGTGAATCTGGCCACGCCGCTGGGGCTGATCATCAACGAAACCGTCACCAATTCGCTTAAATACGCCTTTCCGGTCTGCGCCAACGGCACCCGGCGGCCGGGCGTAATTCGGGTCACGCTGCTGCCGCTGACCGGACAGACGTACCGGCTCGTGATCCGGGATGATGGCGTGGGCCTGCCCGAGGGCTTCGATCCGGCCCGGAGCCGTACCCTGGGTCTGACCATGATTCAGGGCCTGAGCCGCCAGATCGGGGGCCAGCTCCGGATTTTTCAGGAGTCGGGCGTGGGGATACAGCTGGATTTTAACCCGGCAAAAAAATAG
- a CDS encoding sigma 54-interacting transcriptional regulator has protein sequence MLPVSEPPVLPSLLIVEDEFLIANDLRRMLTKAGYRVEGIAGSVAEAKELLGNRQTDIVLLDIFLDGHETGIDLAHWLNRQAIPFVFLSANLTDSLLESAKVTQPFGFLTKPFREKDVLSTLEIARYRHAHSEEARLRQQQSIQIAVNNASINLQNREQFCLAIAEQINRFVPFSFLTFRISLPDDSSFYWLMLEKTGGHSFRPVNLAKLLEDETDASRLERMEQEAPDRLDEQTGVFSGEAYEQLCGRYITARAARNRFGVRSLAVFPIPLKRNSVTTIMLSSTLADGFTDRDYQIISLVCPQIALTLDNLLAYEELDTRRQVKAIELAIANAFRSGVSMTAVLTQVAGSVNELLPVDVLALYRAPHREAPATGALQMVQKVRGRFEPLEVQSLPLYSTISPAAWADGLASLQTCLTKPTLHVGFQFSDQAPGNVIGELFRKALGLESILYVPVFVSEPPAASLILASKAPYAFTYRDLHTLQDISVQMALALDNVLAFERINQLSERLEQEKTYLTEEIRTSHNFGEIIGQSPAMQALFTNIRQVAPTDATVLILGETGTGKELVARAVHTLSPRQGRAIVKINCAALPAQLIESELFGHERGSFTGATEKRIGKFELADGGTLFLDEIGELPLELQAKLLRAIQEKEIERIGGKGPIRIDVRIIAATNRDLQREVTGGRFRSDLYYRLNVFPILVPPLRERTDDIQPLALHFLRRLSKKLGKPLTGIANEALQQIQAYAWPGNIRELEHVLERAAILSRSTTLELAEPLRAMPASGEPALAEPRNESVQPINDTMRAAILAALVQSGGRIRGQGGAAELLHLKPTTLEARMKKLRISLPPRPSGH, from the coding sequence ATGTTGCCTGTCAGCGAGCCCCCGGTGCTGCCTTCCCTGCTTATTGTGGAAGACGAATTTCTGATTGCCAACGATCTGCGGCGGATGCTCACCAAGGCGGGCTACCGGGTCGAAGGCATTGCCGGGTCCGTGGCGGAAGCCAAAGAACTGCTGGGCAACCGGCAAACCGACATTGTGCTGCTGGACATTTTTCTGGACGGCCACGAAACGGGCATCGACCTGGCCCACTGGCTGAACCGGCAGGCCATCCCGTTCGTGTTTCTGTCGGCCAACCTGACCGACAGCCTCCTCGAATCGGCCAAAGTCACCCAGCCGTTCGGGTTTCTGACCAAACCGTTCCGGGAAAAAGACGTCCTCTCGACGCTGGAGATTGCCCGGTACCGCCACGCCCACAGCGAAGAAGCCCGGCTGCGCCAGCAGCAAAGCATCCAGATTGCCGTCAACAACGCGAGCATCAACCTCCAGAACCGCGAACAGTTCTGTCTGGCCATCGCGGAGCAGATCAACCGATTTGTCCCGTTCTCGTTTCTCACCTTCCGGATCAGTCTGCCCGACGACTCGTCGTTTTACTGGTTGATGCTGGAAAAAACGGGCGGCCATTCGTTCAGGCCGGTCAATCTGGCGAAACTGCTGGAGGACGAAACCGATGCCTCGCGCCTCGAACGAATGGAGCAGGAAGCGCCGGACCGGCTGGATGAACAAACCGGCGTTTTCAGCGGCGAAGCGTACGAGCAGCTTTGCGGGCGGTACATCACGGCGCGGGCCGCCCGGAATCGGTTCGGCGTCCGGTCGCTGGCCGTGTTTCCGATTCCGCTTAAGCGCAACTCCGTAACCACGATCATGCTGTCGAGTACCCTTGCCGACGGGTTTACGGACCGCGACTACCAGATTATCAGTCTCGTCTGCCCGCAGATTGCCCTGACCCTGGACAATCTGCTCGCTTACGAAGAGCTGGATACGCGGCGGCAGGTCAAGGCTATCGAACTGGCCATTGCCAATGCGTTCCGCAGTGGCGTGAGCATGACTGCCGTCCTGACGCAGGTGGCCGGGTCGGTCAACGAGCTGCTGCCCGTCGATGTTCTGGCGCTTTACCGGGCTCCCCACCGGGAGGCTCCCGCAACGGGCGCTCTCCAGATGGTGCAGAAAGTCCGGGGCCGCTTCGAGCCGCTGGAAGTGCAGTCGCTTCCGCTCTACTCCACCATCAGTCCGGCGGCCTGGGCCGACGGGCTGGCCTCGCTGCAAACCTGCCTGACCAAACCCACGCTCCACGTCGGCTTTCAGTTTTCCGATCAGGCTCCCGGCAACGTGATTGGCGAGCTTTTCCGGAAGGCGCTGGGACTGGAATCCATTCTGTACGTCCCCGTTTTCGTCAGCGAACCGCCCGCCGCCTCGCTCATTCTGGCCAGCAAAGCCCCCTACGCCTTTACGTACCGGGACCTGCACACCCTGCAGGATATCAGCGTTCAGATGGCGCTGGCCCTCGACAATGTACTTGCCTTTGAGCGGATCAACCAGCTGAGCGAGCGGCTGGAGCAGGAGAAAACCTACCTGACCGAAGAAATCAGGACCAGCCACAATTTCGGCGAAATCATCGGCCAGAGTCCGGCGATGCAGGCGCTGTTTACCAACATCCGTCAGGTAGCTCCCACCGATGCCACCGTGCTGATTCTGGGCGAAACCGGGACGGGCAAGGAACTGGTCGCCCGCGCGGTCCACACCCTTTCTCCCCGGCAGGGCCGCGCCATTGTCAAGATCAACTGCGCCGCCCTGCCCGCCCAACTGATCGAATCGGAGCTGTTTGGCCACGAACGGGGCAGTTTTACGGGAGCCACCGAAAAGCGGATCGGCAAGTTTGAACTGGCCGACGGCGGGACGCTTTTTCTGGACGAAATCGGGGAGCTGCCCCTGGAGCTTCAGGCCAAACTCCTCCGGGCCATTCAGGAAAAGGAAATCGAACGCATTGGTGGAAAGGGCCCTATCCGCATCGACGTCCGGATCATCGCCGCCACCAACCGGGATTTGCAGCGGGAAGTGACCGGGGGGCGGTTCCGGTCGGACCTTTACTACCGGCTGAACGTGTTTCCGATCCTGGTGCCGCCGCTGCGGGAACGGACGGACGACATTCAGCCGCTGGCGCTGCACTTTCTGAGACGCCTCAGTAAGAAACTGGGAAAGCCGCTGACCGGCATTGCCAACGAGGCGCTGCAGCAGATTCAGGCCTACGCCTGGCCGGGCAACATCCGGGAGCTGGAACATGTGCTGGAACGGGCGGCGATCCTGTCGCGGTCCACGACGCTGGAACTGGCCGAGCCGCTGCGGGCGATGCCTGCCTCCGGCGAACCCGCGTTGGCCGAACCGCGGAACGAGTCCGTACAACCCATTAACGATACCATGCGGGCGGCGATTCTGGCGGCCCTGGTCCAGTCGGGCGGGCGCATCCGGGGGCAGGGCGGTGCCGCCGAACTGCTGCACCTCAAACCGACAACGCTGGAAGCCCGGATGAAAAAGCTGCGCATCAGCCTCCCGCCCCGCCCGAGCGGCCACTGA
- a CDS encoding helix-turn-helix domain-containing protein encodes MQPLSPPAPFFIEQVEQDQWIPPKRWADWPELILVQTGEGCHAVNGNPFAYRSGDVFFLGAQDQYSFAIAQRTSFCRLSFSPFFVDSLPARHAWGYLDGGASPCLGPIATDAADQEKLRALVGMLLAEEPGLRPCTDNFVVESLLTVILSLVGRLLTRTALAPSTRLTHSVDLTRRVIAYITRHIGEPHRLRLETLADAFNYSPGHLSALFKEQAGDSIQHYIIRHKLNLVARRLRQTSLTVSQVADEFGFTDVCHLNKLFKRHYKRTPTTYRQSVWL; translated from the coding sequence ATGCAACCCCTTTCACCGCCAGCGCCTTTTTTCATCGAACAGGTTGAACAGGACCAGTGGATTCCGCCGAAACGGTGGGCCGACTGGCCCGAACTGATTCTGGTGCAGACCGGCGAAGGCTGCCATGCCGTCAACGGAAACCCCTTTGCGTATCGTTCGGGTGATGTTTTCTTCCTCGGCGCTCAGGACCAGTACAGCTTCGCCATCGCGCAGCGGACCAGCTTCTGCCGTCTTTCGTTTTCCCCGTTCTTCGTCGACAGCTTACCCGCCCGGCATGCGTGGGGGTATCTCGATGGCGGCGCCTCGCCCTGTCTGGGGCCGATTGCCACCGACGCGGCCGATCAGGAAAAGCTGCGGGCGCTGGTCGGGATGCTGCTGGCGGAGGAGCCCGGTCTTCGCCCGTGCACGGACAATTTCGTCGTGGAATCGTTGTTGACGGTCATTTTGAGTCTGGTCGGTCGGCTGCTCACCCGGACGGCCCTGGCCCCGTCGACGCGGCTCACCCATTCGGTGGACCTCACCCGGCGGGTGATTGCCTACATCACGCGGCATATCGGCGAGCCGCACCGGCTGCGCCTGGAGACCCTGGCCGACGCATTCAATTATTCTCCCGGACACCTGAGCGCGCTGTTCAAGGAGCAGGCCGGCGATTCCATCCAGCATTACATCATCCGGCACAAGCTCAACCTCGTGGCCCGGCGGCTCCGGCAGACCTCGCTGACCGTTTCGCAGGTGGCCGACGAGTTTGGTTTTACGGACGTATGCCACCTCAACAAGCTGTTCAAGCGCCACTACAAACGCACCCCGACCACCTACCGGCAGAGCGTGTGGCTGTAA